A part of Paraliobacillus zengyii genomic DNA contains:
- a CDS encoding undecaprenyl-diphosphate phosphatase, protein MDIFMLVKAIILGMVEGLTEFAPVSSTGHMIIVDDMWLQSEVFLTKYVANTFKVMIQLGSILAVVIIFRHRFIEMLNWKANKNNIDKPRLKLSQVIVGLMPAGVLGLLFEDYIDDYLFSINTVLIGLVVGAVLMIIADIVSKRSTTQPLETVDQITYRQALMIGFIQCLSLWPGFSRSGSTISGGVMLGMSHRAAADFTFIMAVPIMLGASLISLLKNLQYFSVEFIPFFIVGFISAFIFALISIQFFLKLINKVKLVPFAIYRILLVAVIYVLYF, encoded by the coding sequence ATGGATATTTTTATGTTAGTAAAGGCGATTATACTAGGAATGGTAGAGGGATTGACTGAATTCGCTCCAGTTTCCTCAACTGGACATATGATTATTGTTGATGATATGTGGTTGCAATCAGAAGTGTTTTTAACAAAATATGTAGCAAATACATTTAAAGTTATGATTCAGTTAGGATCAATTTTAGCGGTAGTAATCATTTTTAGACATCGTTTTATTGAGATGTTGAATTGGAAAGCAAATAAAAATAACATCGATAAACCAAGACTTAAGTTGTCACAAGTCATAGTTGGCCTTATGCCTGCTGGCGTGTTAGGGCTTTTATTCGAGGATTATATTGATGACTATTTATTCTCTATAAATACAGTTCTAATAGGTTTAGTAGTAGGAGCAGTACTAATGATTATTGCAGATATTGTTAGTAAAAGATCGACCACTCAGCCATTGGAAACTGTTGATCAAATTACGTATAGACAAGCACTTATGATTGGATTTATTCAGTGCTTATCACTATGGCCAGGGTTTTCAAGATCTGGATCTACGATTTCTGGTGGCGTTATGTTAGGAATGAGTCATCGAGCTGCAGCAGATTTTACCTTTATAATGGCTGTTCCTATAATGTTAGGTGCAAGTTTAATATCCTTACTGAAAAATTTGCAATACTTTTCTGTGGAATTCATACCATTTTTTATCGTTGGATTTATTAGTGCATTTATATTTGCTTTAATTTCTATCCAGTTTTTCCTGAAACTAATTAACAAGGTCAAACTAGTACCATTTGCAATCTATCGTATACTATTAGTAGCCGTTATATATGTTCTTTACTTTTAA
- the queE gene encoding 7-carboxy-7-deazaguanine synthase QueE codes for MNKFPVLEIFGPTIQGEGMVVGRKTMFVRTAGCDYSCSWCDSAFTWDGSAKDQIERLTADEIIKKLKETGGDKFDHVTISGGNPALLAKLDELVDALHEQDMEVALETQGSRWQEWFLKVNDLTISPKPPSSKMKTDWEKLDLIIKNIQSANHSQKTSLKVVVFDDDDLLYAENVHERYPDIAFFLQVGNDELAENNVSNLTSHLLDKYEWLIDKVVASTKLNHVRVLPQVHALVWGNKRGV; via the coding sequence TTGAATAAATTCCCAGTACTTGAAATATTCGGTCCAACCATCCAAGGAGAGGGCATGGTTGTAGGTCGGAAAACGATGTTCGTTCGAACAGCTGGTTGTGATTACAGCTGCTCTTGGTGTGATTCAGCCTTTACCTGGGACGGCAGTGCAAAGGACCAAATCGAAAGACTAACTGCAGATGAAATTATTAAAAAATTAAAAGAAACAGGTGGAGATAAATTTGATCATGTTACAATATCAGGAGGAAATCCTGCACTTTTAGCAAAGCTTGATGAGTTAGTTGACGCCTTACATGAGCAAGATATGGAAGTAGCGCTCGAAACACAAGGAAGTCGTTGGCAGGAATGGTTTCTTAAAGTTAATGACCTCACCATCTCACCAAAACCACCAAGTTCTAAGATGAAGACAGATTGGGAGAAGCTAGACCTTATTATTAAAAACATACAAAGTGCTAATCATTCTCAAAAGACCAGTCTAAAAGTAGTGGTGTTCGATGATGATGATTTACTTTATGCTGAAAATGTTCACGAAAGATATCCTGATATCGCCTTCTTTTTACAAGTAGGTAATGATGAGTTAGCTGAAAATAATGTTTCCAATCTTACCAGTCACTTACTAGATAAATATGAATGGTTGATTGATAAAGTTGTAGCATCTACAAAATTAAATCATGTTCGTGTTCTACCACAAGTTCATGCACTTGTCTGGGGTAATAAACGGGGCGTTTAA
- the queC gene encoding 7-cyano-7-deazaguanine synthase QueC: protein MKKNSKAIVVFSGGQDSTTCLFWALQNYEHVEAVTFDYNQRHNDEIEVAKEIATELNVKHHVLDMSLLNQLAPSALTRDDIEVKEGDNGDLPSTFVPGRNLLFLSFATILAKQIDAKHIITGVCETDFSGYPDCRDIFIKSLNVTLNLSMDDGFVIHTPLMWLDKAETWKLADELNRFTYIREKTLTCYHGVRGDGCGDCPSCKLRQNGLDAYLKERDEVNG from the coding sequence ATGAAAAAAAATAGTAAAGCAATTGTTGTATTCAGTGGAGGGCAAGATAGCACCACGTGTTTGTTCTGGGCGCTTCAAAATTATGAGCATGTTGAAGCTGTCACATTCGATTATAATCAAAGGCACAATGATGAAATAGAAGTAGCAAAAGAAATTGCTACAGAATTAAACGTTAAACATCATGTTTTAGATATGTCATTGTTAAACCAATTAGCACCTAGTGCGTTAACGCGCGATGATATCGAGGTTAAAGAAGGAGATAATGGTGATTTACCTTCGACATTTGTACCAGGAAGAAACTTACTCTTTTTATCTTTTGCGACTATATTAGCCAAACAAATTGATGCAAAACACATTATTACTGGTGTATGTGAGACTGATTTTAGTGGGTATCCAGATTGTCGTGATATATTTATTAAATCATTAAATGTCACCCTTAACTTATCAATGGATGATGGATTTGTTATTCATACACCACTAATGTGGTTAGATAAAGCTGAGACGTGGAAGTTAGCGGATGAATTAAATCGATTTACATATATTCGCGAAAAAACGTTAACCTGTTACCACGGCGTTCGTGGGGATGGCTGTGGAGATTGTCCTTCTTGTAAGTTACGTCAGAACGGACTAGATGCGTACCTTAAAGAACGCGATGAGGTGAACGGTTAA
- the queD gene encoding 6-carboxytetrahydropterin synthase QueD produces MYGFTIVENLQKINEDIKRHELKYHTKRVMVSKEFTFDAAHHLHCYQGKCKNLHGHTYKVIFGISGMVDEIGLVIDFGDIKEIWKEEIEIHLDHRYLNDTLPNMNTTAENMVVWIYQKMEKALETHATHFRVEFVKLYETPTSYAEARREWMDVE; encoded by the coding sequence ATGTATGGTTTTACGATTGTTGAAAACTTGCAGAAAATAAATGAAGATATAAAACGTCACGAACTTAAATATCACACAAAACGGGTGATGGTTAGTAAAGAGTTCACATTTGATGCTGCACATCACCTTCATTGTTATCAAGGAAAGTGTAAAAACTTACATGGACATACGTACAAAGTTATCTTCGGAATAAGTGGTATGGTAGATGAAATTGGCTTAGTTATTGACTTTGGCGATATCAAAGAGATTTGGAAGGAAGAGATTGAAATTCATCTTGACCATCGTTATCTTAATGATACATTACCAAACATGAACACAACGGCAGAGAATATGGTCGTATGGATTTATCAAAAGATGGAAAAAGCACTTGAAACGCATGCAACTCATTTTCGTGTTGAATTTGTTAAACTATATGAAACACCAACAAGTTATGCTGAAGCTAGACGGGAGTGGATGGACGTTGAATAA